The following coding sequences are from one Stigmatopora nigra isolate UIUO_SnigA chromosome 12, RoL_Snig_1.1, whole genome shotgun sequence window:
- the cdh5 gene encoding cadherin-5 isoform X2: MALLRLWTAGLILAIIAWSVSPGVTEEPGSARRQGLAEEIVRKESHPVLSRRKREWIWNSLYVEEEKPAPVPYKIGQLKSSQKVEVKRFKIEGEGADSIFTVDHKGDLFVSKSLDREEKSAYHLTARMYDGNNHLIEDSGDFVVQVTDINDNRPVFPKTYNGSIMERSTIGTKVTEVRATDADDPSTANSELRYSLTPDGDLSAFEIDTITGMISCRVGTLDRETKSQYVVVVRAQDMRGMASGSTATTSVTISVADTNDNIASFTRRMYDLQIPENHKLNSRIGTLELEDHDQIQNKEPIFSLPLDNKMFYVEIGPNKDGNLMLRQPLDYETRNSFTFSVQVRENLRNLRFPADNVATAVTTAQVNIKVLDVDEPPVFSQLTYTFKVPEERLVNNIGTVNARDPDKASKSIRYSILDKDCPIVINPITGQMSTLRTLDRELEATHMFQVKAQEEPSGLESFVKVNIIVEDVNDNKPEMDVDEVFVCENDNANTVIGTLRATDMDDQPASFTFVLASPSSNFSIRDFGNNSAEVLVKQGPFNLDDPRDYSVDVRISDGGRPLQTSVTKLVIKACRCDSRRIPTQCKAEAQKMGVSVHVLIAILLCILTILVIVILFVMKKRFHKDSLAGMKNSGEIHEQLVTYDEEGGGEMDTNGYDVSILTSAFHDGSLLRHPDCLPHPSLYAMVQKSQPPHHHPHQMQPTSAGKGDMAAMIEEKKHDADHDREGFPYDTLHIYGYEGPESIAGSLSSLGSSSSGGSDSDYDFLSDWGPRFRTLAELYGVDESDYRH, encoded by the exons ATGGCTTTGCTACGGCTCTGGACCGCGGGGCTTATTCTGGCCATCATAGCCTGGTCCGTCTCGCCCGGTGTTACCGAAGAGCCTGGATCGGCGAGGAGGCAAGGCTTGGCTGAAGAAATTGTGAGGAAAGAGAGCCATCCTGTCCTGtcgaggaggaagagggagtGGATATGGAACTCGCTCTATGTGGAAGAGGAAAAACCAGCGCCTGTTCCTTACAAGATTGGACAG CTAAAGTCGAGTCAAAAAGTGGAGGTGAAGCGATTTAAAATTGAGGGAGAGGGCGCCGACAGCATCTTCACCGTAGACCACAAAGGCGACCTATTTGTCAGCAAATCTCTGGACCGCGAGGAGAAGAGTGCATACCACTTGACTGCCAGGATGTACGACGGCAACAACCACCTCATTGAAGACTCGGGCGACTTTGTGGTCCAGGTGACCGACATCAATGACAACAGACCGGTCTTCCCCAAAACCTACAACGGATCCATTATGGAAAGGTCCACCATAG GAACCAAAGTGACTGAGGTGAGGGCAACGGATGCTGACGACCCCAGCACCGCCAACAGCGAGCTTCGCTACTCCCTGACGCCCGACGGCGACCTGTCTGCCTTCGAAATCGACACCATCACAG GTATGATTAGTTGCAGGGTGGGCACTCTGGATCGTGAGACCAAAAGTCAGTATGTGGTGGTGGTCCGTGCTCAGGATATGAGAGGGATGGCATCAGGAAGCACGGCTACCACCTCCGTCACCATCAGTGTGGCAGACACTAACGATAACATTGCCTCCTTCACTAGAC GGATGTACGATTTGCAGATCCCTGAGAACCACAAACTGAATTCGAGGATCGGTACTTTGGAACTTGAAGATCACGATCAGATCCAAAACAAAGAGCCAATCTTCTCCTTACCCCTTGACAACAAAATGTTCTACGTTGAGATTGGGCCCAACAAGGACGGCAACCTTATGCTCAGACAA CCTCTGGACTACGAGACAAGAAACAGCTTTACGTTTAGTGTGCAAGTTCGGGAAAACCTGAGAAACTTGCGCTTTCCTGCAGACAACGTGGCTACTGCTGTCACCACAGCACAG GTCAACATTAAAGTATTAGACGTGGACGAACCGCCAGTATTTTCCCAACTGACATACACCTTCAAAGTGCCTGAAGAACGACTGGTCAACAACATTGGCACCGTCAATGCCAGAGATCCGGACAAAGCCAGCAAAAGTATCCG GTACTCCATCTTGGACAAGGATTGTCCAATCGTTATCAATCCGATCACTGGGCAGATGTCCACCCTGAGGACTTTGGACCGAGAGCTTGAGGCCACGCACATGTTCCAAGTTAAAGCCCAAGAGGAGCCAAGCG GTTTGGAGTCATTTGTCAAAGTCAACATCATCGTGGAAGACGTCAACGACAATAAGCCCGAAATGGATGTGGATGAGGTTTTTGTGTGTGAGAATGACAACGCCAATACA GTCATTGGGACATTGAGGGCCACAGATATGGATGACCAACCAGCCTCGTTCACCTTTGTTTTGGCTTCTCCAAGTTCCAATTTCTCTATTAGAGATTTTGGCA ACAACAGTGCAGAAGTTTTGGTGAAACAAGGGCCGTTCAATCTGGATGATCCCAGAGATTACAGCGTGGACGTGAGGATCAGTGACGGGGGCCGACCACTCCAAACCAGTGTCACCAAACTGGTTATCAAG GCGTGTCGCTGCGACTCTCGACGTATCCCGACGCAGTGCAAAGCCGAGGCGCAGAAGATGGGAGTTAGCGTTCATGTCCTCATCGCTATTCTGCTCTGCATACTCACCATACTGG TGATCGTCATCTTATTTGTGATGAAGAAACGGTTTCACAAAGACTCGCTGGCCGGCATGAAGAATAGCGGCGAGATCCATGAACAGCTGGTAACCTACGATGAGGAAGGCGGAGGTGAAATGGACACCAACGG CTACGACGTCTCAATCCTAACATCGGCCTTCCACGATGGTTCCCTCCTCCGTCACCCCGATTGCCTCCCCCACCCGTCTCTCTACGCCATGGTCCAGAAATCCCAGCCCCCCCACCATCACCCACACCAAATGCAACCCACCTCTGCCGGTAAGGGCGACATGGCGGCCATGATTGAAGAAAAGAAACACGACGCAGACCATGACCGTGAAGGCTTCCCTTACGATACGCTGCATATCTACGGCTACGAGGGTCCCGAATCCATCGCGGGGAGTCTCAGTTCGCTGGGGAGCTCTTCCAGCGGCGGATCAGACTCAGACTACGACTTTCTGAGCGATTGGGGTCCCAGGTTCAGGACCCTTGCCGAGCTGTATGGCGTGGACGAGTCGGATTACCGCCACTAG
- the cdh5 gene encoding cadherin-5 isoform X1, whose translation MRSEKNRREKQGKIEIMALLRLWTAGLILAIIAWSVSPGVTEEPGSARRQGLAEEIVRKESHPVLSRRKREWIWNSLYVEEEKPAPVPYKIGQLKSSQKVEVKRFKIEGEGADSIFTVDHKGDLFVSKSLDREEKSAYHLTARMYDGNNHLIEDSGDFVVQVTDINDNRPVFPKTYNGSIMERSTIGTKVTEVRATDADDPSTANSELRYSLTPDGDLSAFEIDTITGMISCRVGTLDRETKSQYVVVVRAQDMRGMASGSTATTSVTISVADTNDNIASFTRRMYDLQIPENHKLNSRIGTLELEDHDQIQNKEPIFSLPLDNKMFYVEIGPNKDGNLMLRQPLDYETRNSFTFSVQVRENLRNLRFPADNVATAVTTAQVNIKVLDVDEPPVFSQLTYTFKVPEERLVNNIGTVNARDPDKASKSIRYSILDKDCPIVINPITGQMSTLRTLDRELEATHMFQVKAQEEPSGLESFVKVNIIVEDVNDNKPEMDVDEVFVCENDNANTVIGTLRATDMDDQPASFTFVLASPSSNFSIRDFGNNSAEVLVKQGPFNLDDPRDYSVDVRISDGGRPLQTSVTKLVIKACRCDSRRIPTQCKAEAQKMGVSVHVLIAILLCILTILVIVILFVMKKRFHKDSLAGMKNSGEIHEQLVTYDEEGGGEMDTNGYDVSILTSAFHDGSLLRHPDCLPHPSLYAMVQKSQPPHHHPHQMQPTSAGKGDMAAMIEEKKHDADHDREGFPYDTLHIYGYEGPESIAGSLSSLGSSSSGGSDSDYDFLSDWGPRFRTLAELYGVDESDYRH comes from the exons ATCATGGCTTTGCTACGGCTCTGGACCGCGGGGCTTATTCTGGCCATCATAGCCTGGTCCGTCTCGCCCGGTGTTACCGAAGAGCCTGGATCGGCGAGGAGGCAAGGCTTGGCTGAAGAAATTGTGAGGAAAGAGAGCCATCCTGTCCTGtcgaggaggaagagggagtGGATATGGAACTCGCTCTATGTGGAAGAGGAAAAACCAGCGCCTGTTCCTTACAAGATTGGACAG CTAAAGTCGAGTCAAAAAGTGGAGGTGAAGCGATTTAAAATTGAGGGAGAGGGCGCCGACAGCATCTTCACCGTAGACCACAAAGGCGACCTATTTGTCAGCAAATCTCTGGACCGCGAGGAGAAGAGTGCATACCACTTGACTGCCAGGATGTACGACGGCAACAACCACCTCATTGAAGACTCGGGCGACTTTGTGGTCCAGGTGACCGACATCAATGACAACAGACCGGTCTTCCCCAAAACCTACAACGGATCCATTATGGAAAGGTCCACCATAG GAACCAAAGTGACTGAGGTGAGGGCAACGGATGCTGACGACCCCAGCACCGCCAACAGCGAGCTTCGCTACTCCCTGACGCCCGACGGCGACCTGTCTGCCTTCGAAATCGACACCATCACAG GTATGATTAGTTGCAGGGTGGGCACTCTGGATCGTGAGACCAAAAGTCAGTATGTGGTGGTGGTCCGTGCTCAGGATATGAGAGGGATGGCATCAGGAAGCACGGCTACCACCTCCGTCACCATCAGTGTGGCAGACACTAACGATAACATTGCCTCCTTCACTAGAC GGATGTACGATTTGCAGATCCCTGAGAACCACAAACTGAATTCGAGGATCGGTACTTTGGAACTTGAAGATCACGATCAGATCCAAAACAAAGAGCCAATCTTCTCCTTACCCCTTGACAACAAAATGTTCTACGTTGAGATTGGGCCCAACAAGGACGGCAACCTTATGCTCAGACAA CCTCTGGACTACGAGACAAGAAACAGCTTTACGTTTAGTGTGCAAGTTCGGGAAAACCTGAGAAACTTGCGCTTTCCTGCAGACAACGTGGCTACTGCTGTCACCACAGCACAG GTCAACATTAAAGTATTAGACGTGGACGAACCGCCAGTATTTTCCCAACTGACATACACCTTCAAAGTGCCTGAAGAACGACTGGTCAACAACATTGGCACCGTCAATGCCAGAGATCCGGACAAAGCCAGCAAAAGTATCCG GTACTCCATCTTGGACAAGGATTGTCCAATCGTTATCAATCCGATCACTGGGCAGATGTCCACCCTGAGGACTTTGGACCGAGAGCTTGAGGCCACGCACATGTTCCAAGTTAAAGCCCAAGAGGAGCCAAGCG GTTTGGAGTCATTTGTCAAAGTCAACATCATCGTGGAAGACGTCAACGACAATAAGCCCGAAATGGATGTGGATGAGGTTTTTGTGTGTGAGAATGACAACGCCAATACA GTCATTGGGACATTGAGGGCCACAGATATGGATGACCAACCAGCCTCGTTCACCTTTGTTTTGGCTTCTCCAAGTTCCAATTTCTCTATTAGAGATTTTGGCA ACAACAGTGCAGAAGTTTTGGTGAAACAAGGGCCGTTCAATCTGGATGATCCCAGAGATTACAGCGTGGACGTGAGGATCAGTGACGGGGGCCGACCACTCCAAACCAGTGTCACCAAACTGGTTATCAAG GCGTGTCGCTGCGACTCTCGACGTATCCCGACGCAGTGCAAAGCCGAGGCGCAGAAGATGGGAGTTAGCGTTCATGTCCTCATCGCTATTCTGCTCTGCATACTCACCATACTGG TGATCGTCATCTTATTTGTGATGAAGAAACGGTTTCACAAAGACTCGCTGGCCGGCATGAAGAATAGCGGCGAGATCCATGAACAGCTGGTAACCTACGATGAGGAAGGCGGAGGTGAAATGGACACCAACGG CTACGACGTCTCAATCCTAACATCGGCCTTCCACGATGGTTCCCTCCTCCGTCACCCCGATTGCCTCCCCCACCCGTCTCTCTACGCCATGGTCCAGAAATCCCAGCCCCCCCACCATCACCCACACCAAATGCAACCCACCTCTGCCGGTAAGGGCGACATGGCGGCCATGATTGAAGAAAAGAAACACGACGCAGACCATGACCGTGAAGGCTTCCCTTACGATACGCTGCATATCTACGGCTACGAGGGTCCCGAATCCATCGCGGGGAGTCTCAGTTCGCTGGGGAGCTCTTCCAGCGGCGGATCAGACTCAGACTACGACTTTCTGAGCGATTGGGGTCCCAGGTTCAGGACCCTTGCCGAGCTGTATGGCGTGGACGAGTCGGATTACCGCCACTAG